From Patescibacteria group bacterium:
ATTTTTTGTATACTATTATCTCTCATGAAGCCTTTGTCGCTCAAAAAACGAAGATTTTACTTTTATACCCTCTTGGCGGTATTTTTTGTTATCATCCCCATTATCACTCTCTATACCAGCGGATATAGAATTGGAAAAGGATTCCGTCTCGTAGAGACCGGGGGGATCTATATTTATTCTCCGGAAGCGGGGGCTGACATTTATGTAGACAGTAAAAAAAAGAAAAAAACAAACATTTTCCAGAAGGAATTGTTTCTGCAAGACCTGAGGCCGGATACCTATGTGGTATATATTATGAAAGAAGGATTCTGGCCATGGGTAAAAGAAGTGGAAGTTGAGGAACGAAAAGTAACCACCGCGATTGCCTTTCTTGTACCAAAAGAACCAAAAGGTGAGGTGATAGCGCGCACTCTTGCCTCCGATAAGGCTACCTCGGCAACCACCACGCCCGTAACGGGAGGAAAATTAAATCCCGAATACATTGACGTAGTGGAGCTTTTTCAAAATCACGAAATAGAAAAAAAGAAAGCCTCCGCCTTAGCCGCAAAGAGTGCCTCGGCAACGAGTACTGCCGAAAATACTCCGGGGGTATTCATCGCGGAGCGAGGTCGTGTCGGTCTCTGGCAGGATGACACGCGTGTGCTCGCCACCTGGCAGAAAGACGAGGATTCACTTCCCAACTATTTTTGCCGAGAGAAAGTCTGCGAGAAAACCGTGCTCGTATTCAATTCCATCACACCGATCAAAGATGTTGATTTCTATCCCGGCCGCGAGGATGTCATTTTGGTCGCGGTACAAAACGGCATCTACGTCATAGAGATCGATGCCCGCAAATATCAGAATTTTCAACCTGTCTATAAAGGAGTTGATCCTTACTTTGTGGTCTCGGGCAATACCTTGTACGTCAAAGACAACAACAATTTTTTCAAAATCAATCTCTAGAAATAGGGCCGGGGTTAAGAGCCTGTTCAAGATCTAATGCCTAGCTTAAAACTTTAAAATTTATAGCGAAAATCACGAAGTTCGAGAAGGCATATCGGGATATGCCGACGAGAAATGAATGATTTGCAGCATAAATTTTAAAGTTTTAGCAGGCAAACAAGCATGATAACCCTCATTTGTGGTTAGATCTTGAACAGGCTCTAAGATACGCACCCTCATGACTTAAAAGAGTGTGTATAATACCTATAAAGGATAGAGAGTAAGTGTACTCCAGAAATTTTGCGACTCCTCACGAAAAAGATCATATGGAAAAGCAAGAACAAAAAAAGAACGGGAAAATGAATATCGTTCATGTCGTTCCTATTTCCAAAGGTATCACCAAAGAACAACTCACTTATTTCAGTGCAAAGGATATTCTCCCCGGGTTTATTGTTTCCGTGCCTCTTCGCAACAAAATGGTGGACGCGCTTGTGCTCGGATGCGAGAGTGCCGAGATTTCAAAAACAGAGCTCAAGTCGTCTTCCTACTCCATAAAAAAGATAGGCGATATCAAAGCGCGTCATTTTTTTCTTCCTTCATTTGTGGGGGCCGCGCTGGAAGCGGCGCATTACTACGGCGGTACCACGGGAGCTCTCATACACGCACTCACTCCGGCGGCGCTTTCCGCATACTCTCCTGCGGTGCTCCCCAAGGAAAAACTCGCGGTGGAGCGCGCAGAGGGAACGTTCAAGGTCAAACAAGAACCATTGCTCGTGCAATCGGAAGATAAAGATCGCATTTCCACCTATAAAAGCATCATCCGCGAAGAATTCGCCAAGCGCGCTTCGGTATTCTTTTGTCTT
This genomic window contains:
- a CDS encoding PEGA domain-containing protein, whose protein sequence is MKPLSLKKRRFYFYTLLAVFFVIIPIITLYTSGYRIGKGFRLVETGGIYIYSPEAGADIYVDSKKKKKTNIFQKELFLQDLRPDTYVVYIMKEGFWPWVKEVEVEERKVTTAIAFLVPKEPKGEVIARTLASDKATSATTTPVTGGKLNPEYIDVVELFQNHEIEKKKASALAAKSASATSTAENTPGVFIAERGRVGLWQDDTRVLATWQKDEDSLPNYFCREKVCEKTVLVFNSITPIKDVDFYPGREDVILVAVQNGIYVIEIDARKYQNFQPVYKGVDPYFVVSGNTLYVKDNNNFFKINL